Proteins encoded by one window of Lathyrus oleraceus cultivar Zhongwan6 chromosome 1, CAAS_Psat_ZW6_1.0, whole genome shotgun sequence:
- the LOC127115823 gene encoding dehydrin DHN3 — protein MSQYQNQYGAQTGMTDEYGNPVNQVDQYGNPISGGGGLTGEAGRQHYGTTGGATGQGHGHGQQHRGVDQTTGYGTHTGGVGGYGTKPEYGSTNTGSGYGTGTGYGGSGTNPDYGSTNTGSGYGTGTGYGGSGTTEYVREEHHGDKKGVMDKIKEKIPGTEQSRTNTDGTGYGSTGQGYVREQQHGTGYGSTGQGYVREQQDVHHGDEQHGEKKGIMEKIKEKLPGTGACTGH, from the coding sequence ATGTCTCAGTATCAAAACCAATATGGTGCTCAAACAGGTATGACCGACGAATATGGAAACCCAGTGAACCAAGTTGATCAATATGGCAACCCTATTAGTGGCGGTGGTGGGTTAACTGGTGAAGCCGGTAGACAGCATTATGGAACTACCGGTGGTGCTACTGGTCAGGGTCATGGTCATGGTCAACAACATCGCGGAGTTGATCAAACCACAGGGTATGGGACTCATACAGGTGGTGTGGGTGGTTATGGAACCAAGCCTGAGTATGGAAGCACCAACACTGGAAGTGGTTATGGTACAGGAACAGGGTACGGTGGAAGTGGAACCAATCCTGACTATGGAAGCACCAACACTGGAAGTGGTTATGGTACAGGAACAGGGTACGGTGGAAGTGGAACCACTGAGTATGTGAGAGAGGAGCATCATGGAGATAAGAAAGGGGTTATGGACAAGATTAAGGAAAAGATTCCTGGTACGGAACAATCAAGAACCAATACTGATGGAACAGGGTATGGATCAACTGGTCAAGGGTATGTGAGAGAGCAGCAGCATGGAACAGGGTATGGATCAACTGGTCAAGGGTATGTGAGAGAGCAGCAGGATGTTCATCATGGAGATGAGCAACATGGAGAGAAGAAAGGGATTATGGAGAAGATTAAGGAGAAGCTTCCTGGTACTGGAGCATGTACTGGACACTAG